One window from the genome of Sulfuricaulis sp. encodes:
- a CDS encoding sulfite exporter TauE/SafE family protein, whose amino-acid sequence MNWTEQLILLLVSLVANVFSAFAGGGAGLLQFPALIFLGLPFGVALATHKVASVALGVGATLRHLREKSLEWKFSLFILATGLPGVIVGAAYILDVPDDLARLALGVLTIGLGIYSLFNKQLGLTHAPIHRTRHGYVLGGIGLFMVGVLNGSLTSGTGLFCTVWLVRWFGLDYRRAVAYTLVLVGLFWNGAGAITLGILGEIKWSWLPALLIGSLLGGYLGAHWSIKKGNLWIKRVFEVITLLVGLKLIF is encoded by the coding sequence GTGAACTGGACCGAGCAGCTGATATTGCTGCTGGTGTCGCTGGTTGCAAATGTGTTTTCTGCCTTCGCTGGCGGCGGGGCGGGGTTGCTGCAATTCCCGGCGTTGATCTTTTTGGGCCTTCCTTTCGGTGTCGCACTCGCCACCCATAAGGTGGCGAGCGTGGCGCTCGGCGTGGGTGCCACGCTGCGACACCTGCGCGAAAAATCGCTCGAGTGGAAATTCTCGCTGTTCATTCTCGCCACCGGCTTGCCTGGCGTGATCGTCGGCGCGGCCTACATCCTCGATGTGCCGGATGATCTCGCGCGTCTCGCGCTGGGCGTCCTCACGATTGGACTCGGGATCTATTCATTGTTCAACAAGCAACTCGGACTGACGCACGCGCCCATTCATCGTACGCGTCATGGCTACGTCCTGGGCGGAATCGGCTTGTTCATGGTCGGCGTGCTCAACGGTTCGCTCACTTCTGGCACGGGGCTGTTTTGCACGGTGTGGCTGGTGCGCTGGTTTGGGCTCGACTACCGCCGCGCGGTGGCTTACACGCTGGTGCTGGTAGGACTGTTCTGGAACGGGGCCGGCGCCATTACCCTGGGCATCCTGGGCGAGATCAAATGGTCATGGCTGCCGGCCCTGCTAATCGGCTCACTGCTGGGCGGCTATCTCGGCGCTCATTGGTCGATCAAAAAGGGCAATCTCTGGATCAAACGCGTGTTCGAGGTAATTACCCTGCTGGTGGGACTCAAGCTGATTTTCTGA
- the pyrE gene encoding orotate phosphoribosyltransferase: MKDYQREFLDFAIECQALRFGEFTLKSGRVSPYFFNSGLFNTGHKLARLGRFYARAIADSGIAFDMLYGPAYKGIPLACATAMAIPDRDVPYAFNRKEVKKYGEGGNIIGHPLQGNVIIVDDVISAGTSVRESVQIIKTAAATPVGVTIALDRQERGEGSMSAVQEVENTHGLCVISIVKLETLLDYLGGKDGARRYLDAITTYRRAYGT; this comes from the coding sequence ATGAAGGATTACCAGCGCGAGTTCCTGGACTTTGCCATCGAGTGCCAGGCGTTGCGCTTCGGGGAATTCACGCTGAAATCGGGACGCGTCAGTCCCTATTTTTTCAACAGCGGTCTGTTCAATACCGGCCACAAACTGGCACGCCTGGGACGCTTCTACGCACGGGCCATTGCGGACAGTGGCATTGCCTTCGACATGCTCTACGGTCCTGCTTACAAAGGTATCCCACTCGCCTGCGCCACGGCCATGGCGATTCCGGATCGCGACGTACCGTATGCCTTCAACCGCAAAGAAGTGAAAAAATATGGTGAAGGCGGCAATATTATCGGCCACCCGCTACAGGGAAACGTAATCATCGTGGATGACGTGATCTCGGCCGGCACTTCGGTCCGGGAGTCCGTACAGATCATCAAGACCGCGGCCGCCACGCCCGTCGGCGTAACCATTGCGCTGGATCGACAGGAACGCGGTGAAGGGTCAATGTCCGCAGTACAGGAAGTGGAGAACACGCATGGACTATGCGTGATCAGTATCGTCAAGCTGGAAACGCTGTTGGATTACCTGGGGGGCAAGGACGGAGCACGGCGCTATCTCGATGCCATCACTACTTACCGCCGTGCCTACGGCACCTGA
- a CDS encoding exodeoxyribonuclease III, translating into MRVITLNVNGIRSAAKKGLFDWLSRQKAEVVCLQEVRAQESDLTEEMRAPKGFHGFFNCAEKKGYAGVALFSRCVPDRVRTGFGSKEHDDEGRYLQADFGKLSIVSIYLPSGSAGPHRQESKYRFMNHFHPVLKKLRGDGREYILCGDWNIAHKEIDLKNWKSNQKNSGFLPEERAWLTKVFDELGWVDVFRALNDKPDQYTWWSNRGQAYAKNVGWRIDYQIATPGIAGKAEKEKIYKDKKFSDHAPLIMDYGYTL; encoded by the coding sequence ATGCGCGTCATCACGCTCAACGTCAACGGCATCCGTTCCGCCGCCAAAAAGGGGCTATTCGACTGGCTGTCGCGCCAGAAAGCCGAGGTTGTATGTTTGCAGGAAGTCAGGGCGCAGGAGTCCGATCTGACGGAGGAGATGCGCGCGCCCAAGGGGTTTCACGGGTTTTTCAATTGCGCCGAGAAGAAGGGTTATGCCGGGGTGGCTCTTTTCAGCCGGTGCGTGCCGGACCGGGTGCGCACCGGTTTCGGCTCGAAAGAACACGACGACGAGGGCCGATATCTTCAGGCCGATTTTGGCAAGCTCAGTATTGTTTCGATATACCTGCCCTCGGGTTCGGCCGGCCCACACCGGCAAGAATCCAAGTACCGCTTCATGAATCATTTTCACCCCGTGCTCAAAAAGCTGCGCGGTGACGGGCGCGAATATATTCTGTGTGGTGACTGGAATATCGCGCACAAGGAAATTGATTTGAAGAACTGGAAATCTAATCAGAAGAACTCCGGTTTCCTGCCCGAGGAACGCGCCTGGCTCACGAAGGTGTTTGACGAACTCGGCTGGGTCGATGTGTTTCGCGCCCTGAACGATAAACCCGATCAATACACTTGGTGGTCGAACCGTGGCCAGGCCTATGCCAAGAACGTGGGATGGCGCATTGACTACCAGATAGCCACGCCAGGTATTGCGGGCAAGGCGGAGAAGGAAAAGATATATAAGGATAAAAAATTCTCCGACCACGCCCCGCTGATCATGGATTACGGGTACACGCTATGA
- a CDS encoding MFS transporter, with product MTNRVSSWRAVWLALRSPRTAAVSLLSFSSGLPLGLVWIAIPTWLAREGVDIRIIGLFTLAQAPWSFKFLWSPLMDRYALPLPRLGRKLGWTLLWQIALLIGTLLLGGVALRPETLWVIGSLTLAIAFASASQDIAIDAYAVEVLEPDEQGVAVGARIAIYRSAMFVAGGLTITLAGLWSWPVMFTLLALFYLPMMVVTLLAPKSAADHLQAPPSLREAVWDPFVGFLSKHRALELLAFVVLYKLADNLGGALIRPFLVQIGFNDFDVGIATATIGLVATLVGTFIGGMLTTTMGLGHALWVFGGLQIASNFGYVLIAEVGVNRPLMYTAMGFESLTTGMGTGAFSVLLLRMTMKQFSATQYALFSSLFALPRILAGPVTGVMVDAIGWREFFLFTIAIGIPGMLMLQRFSPLGKREPEIQQLAEIEPRVLSRGQLIQRAIIGGLVGFGIAALSVALLDAFKHQKVLATFDLLTPLMALFSPADISGWVSLFGTTLFSIVIALATAATAAARSRKS from the coding sequence GTGACCAACCGAGTTTCTTCGTGGCGCGCCGTGTGGCTTGCGCTGCGCAGTCCGCGCACGGCTGCCGTGAGCCTGCTCTCTTTTTCCTCAGGCCTGCCTCTGGGGCTGGTGTGGATCGCGATTCCAACCTGGCTCGCACGCGAGGGCGTGGATATCCGCATCATCGGTCTGTTCACGCTCGCCCAGGCACCCTGGAGCTTTAAATTCCTGTGGTCACCATTGATGGATCGCTACGCCCTGCCGCTGCCACGACTGGGGCGCAAGCTCGGCTGGACGTTGCTGTGGCAGATTGCGTTGTTGATCGGTACCTTGCTGCTCGGCGGCGTGGCGCTGCGGCCGGAAACGCTCTGGGTCATCGGCAGTCTCACGCTCGCCATCGCCTTCGCCTCGGCGAGCCAGGACATTGCCATCGATGCCTACGCGGTGGAAGTCCTGGAACCGGACGAACAAGGCGTGGCCGTGGGGGCGCGCATCGCCATCTATCGCTCGGCCATGTTCGTGGCCGGCGGACTCACCATCACGCTGGCCGGGTTGTGGTCCTGGCCGGTCATGTTCACGCTGCTCGCGCTGTTCTACCTGCCGATGATGGTGGTCACGCTGTTGGCGCCCAAATCCGCCGCCGACCATCTACAGGCGCCACCGTCACTGCGCGAAGCGGTGTGGGATCCGTTTGTGGGATTTCTCTCCAAGCACCGCGCGCTCGAATTGTTGGCGTTCGTGGTCCTTTACAAGCTTGCCGACAACCTCGGCGGCGCGCTTATAAGACCGTTCCTGGTGCAAATCGGATTCAATGATTTCGATGTCGGCATTGCCACCGCCACAATCGGTCTGGTCGCCACGCTGGTCGGCACCTTTATTGGCGGCATGCTGACCACCACCATGGGTCTCGGTCACGCCTTGTGGGTATTTGGCGGATTACAGATCGCGTCCAACTTCGGCTACGTGCTCATCGCCGAGGTCGGCGTAAACCGACCGTTGATGTACACCGCCATGGGCTTTGAGAGCCTCACCACTGGCATGGGGACCGGCGCCTTCAGTGTGTTGTTGTTGCGCATGACCATGAAGCAATTCTCGGCCACGCAATACGCGCTGTTCTCGAGTCTGTTTGCACTGCCGCGCATTCTCGCCGGTCCGGTGACCGGCGTCATGGTAGATGCCATCGGCTGGCGTGAATTCTTTTTGTTCACGATAGCCATAGGCATCCCCGGCATGCTGATGCTCCAGCGCTTCTCGCCGCTCGGCAAACGCGAACCGGAAATTCAACAACTGGCTGAGATCGAGCCGCGTGTATTAAGCCGCGGTCAATTAATCCAGCGCGCCATAATCGGTGGCCTCGTCGGCTTCGGCATCGCGGCGTTGTCGGTGGCACTGCTCGATGCCTTCAAGCACCAGAAAGTATTGGCCACTTTTGATCTGCTTACTCCCCTGATGGCATTGTTTAGCCCGGCGGACATCTCGGGTTGGGTGAGCTTGTTCGGTACAACTTTATTCAGTATTGTCATTGCCCTCGCTACAGCCGCCACGGCAGCAGCACGGTCGAGAAAATCCTGA
- a CDS encoding glutaredoxin domain-containing protein has product MARVKIYSTGACSFCLKTKALLQKWNIPYEEIRIDTDTAARGEFARVTNGARTVPQILIDGQCIGGFTELTELHMEGGLDEFVETTGT; this is encoded by the coding sequence ATGGCGAGAGTCAAAATCTACAGCACCGGCGCCTGTTCCTTCTGCCTGAAGACCAAGGCGCTGCTCCAGAAATGGAACATTCCCTACGAGGAAATCCGCATTGACACCGACACGGCGGCGCGCGGCGAATTCGCGCGCGTCACCAATGGCGCACGCACAGTTCCCCAGATCCTGATTGACGGCCAGTGCATCGGCGGCTTCACCGAGCTGACCGAACTGCATATGGAAGGCGGATTGGATGAGTTCGTGGAGACCACCGGCACCTAA
- a CDS encoding polymer-forming cytoskeletal protein, translating to MKIEELLKSFGRKQSRRTLDHVENFTTMLGPDSVYMGVFQGKDNHIIYGEVQGECDLEGLLVLGEGSRWKGNIRAGSVVIAGRVEGDIQATEKLELARTAYVRGKITSPVVAIARGAVHEGSIRMAKQTQITRFVERREATDEKNRERD from the coding sequence TTGAAAATTGAAGAGCTCCTGAAGTCGTTTGGCCGCAAACAAAGCCGCCGCACTCTCGATCATGTCGAGAATTTCACCACCATGCTTGGACCGGACTCAGTGTACATGGGCGTATTCCAGGGCAAGGACAATCATATTATTTATGGTGAGGTGCAGGGTGAGTGTGACCTCGAAGGTTTGCTGGTACTGGGCGAGGGTAGCCGCTGGAAGGGAAACATTCGTGCCGGAAGCGTCGTGATCGCCGGCCGGGTGGAGGGCGACATCCAGGCCACAGAAAAACTGGAACTGGCGCGCACCGCTTACGTGCGCGGCAAGATCACCAGCCCGGTGGTGGCCATCGCCCGCGGTGCCGTGCACGAAGGCAGTATCCGCATGGCCAAACAGACTCAGATCACGCGGTTTGTCGAGCGCCGCGAAGCGACGGATGAGAAAAATCGGGAAAGGGATTAG
- a CDS encoding tetratricopeptide repeat protein — protein sequence MGQELRPQEKSISTNQVAVVQYNTGQRSEAVRMWQTHAEKGDAEAQFTLGVLYNRGDGGLAKDMIEAVHWYRKSAEQGHVIAQYNMGILCATGTGLARDLNAAIDWWRMAALQGHAEAQFNLGLYYAEGTGVNPDPSEAVKWWGLAAKQGLAAAQFNLGLMYMKGEGIAENQEEAVKLWRLSANQGFTQAITVLKVLQLDH from the coding sequence ATGGGTCAGGAATTACGTCCGCAAGAAAAATCCATCAGTACGAATCAGGTGGCGGTCGTGCAGTACAACACCGGCCAGCGTTCCGAAGCGGTGCGCATGTGGCAAACCCACGCTGAAAAAGGCGATGCCGAGGCTCAATTTACCCTGGGTGTCCTGTACAACCGGGGAGACGGGGGTTTGGCCAAGGATATGATCGAGGCGGTTCACTGGTATCGTAAATCCGCAGAACAAGGACATGTCATCGCCCAGTACAACATGGGCATACTCTGCGCTACCGGTACCGGTCTTGCCCGCGATTTGAACGCCGCCATTGATTGGTGGCGCATGGCGGCCCTGCAGGGGCATGCTGAGGCCCAATTCAATCTGGGTCTGTATTATGCCGAAGGCACTGGCGTCAATCCGGACCCGTCTGAAGCGGTTAAATGGTGGGGTTTGGCGGCGAAGCAAGGCTTGGCGGCGGCGCAGTTCAATCTGGGCCTCATGTACATGAAGGGTGAAGGCATTGCCGAGAACCAGGAGGAGGCCGTCAAACTTTGGCGCCTGTCAGCGAATCAAGGCTTTACCCAGGCCATCACCGTGCTCAAGGTGCTGCAACTGGATCATTAA